A single window of Vidua chalybeata isolate OUT-0048 chromosome 7, bVidCha1 merged haplotype, whole genome shotgun sequence DNA harbors:
- the CHRNA1 gene encoding acetylcholine receptor subunit alpha — MMKVHCVLLLLISSAGLARGYEDETRLVEHLFSNYNKVVRPVEDHRDAVVVTVGLQLIQLISVDEVNQIVTTNVRLKQQWTDVNLRWNPDDYGGVKKIRIPSDDIWRPDLVLYNNADGDFAIVKYTKVLLEHTGLITWTPPAIFKSYCEIIVTHFPFDQQNCSMKLGTWTYDGTMVVINPESDRPDLSNFMESGEWVMKDYRGWKHWVYYACCPDTPYLDITYHFLMQRLPLYFIVNVIIPCLLFSFLTGLVFYLPTDSGEKMTLSISVLLSLTVFLLVIVELIPSTSSAVPLIGKYMLFTMVFVIASIIITVIVINTHHRSPSTHTMPHWVRKIFIDTIPNVMFFSTMKRPSRDKQDKNIFAEDIDISDISGKSGSVPVNFYSPLTKNPDVKNAIEGIKYIAETMKSDQEASNAAEEWKFVAMVLDHLLLGIFMLVCFIGTLAVFAGRLIELNQQG; from the exons CTGGGCTGGCCCGGGGCTATGAGGACGAGACTCGCCTGGTGGAGCACTTGTTCAGTAACTACAACAAGGTGGTGCGGCCCGTGGAGGACCATCGGGACGCCGTCGTCGTCACCGTGGGGCTGCAGCTCATCCAGCTCATTAGCGTG gATGAAGTAAATCAGATTGTGACAACCAACGTACGCCTGAAACAG CAATGGACAGACGTCAACCTCAGATGGAATCCAGATGACTACGGTGGCGTAAAAAAAATCCGCATCCCCTCAGATGATATCTGGCGGCCAGACCTTGTTCTTTACAACAA TGCAGACGGTGATTTTGCCATTGTAAAATACACCAAAGTCCTTCTGGAGCACACAGGTCTGATCACCTGGACACCACCAGCTATTTTTAAGAGTTACTGTGAAATTATAGTCACGCACTTCCCATTTGACCAGCAGAACTGCAGTATGAAGTTGGGAACTTGGACATATGATGGTACAATGGTTGTTATTAACCCG GAGAGTGATCGCCCAGATCTGAGTAACTTCATGGAGAGTGGGGAGTGGGTGATGAAGGATTACCGTGGCTGGAAGCACTGGGTTTACTACGCTTGCTGCCCTGACACCCCTTACCTGGACATCACCTACCACTTCCTCATGCAACGCCTGCCTCTCTACTTCATTGTCAACGTCATCATCCCCTGCCTGCTCTTCTCCTTTTTAACAGGGTTAGTTTTTTACCTACCCACAGATTCAG GTGAGAAAATGACCCTCAGCatctctgtcctgctgtcttTGACTGTGTTCCTGCTGGTCATCGTGGAGCTGATTCCCTCCACCTCCAGCGCAGTGCCTCTGATTGGCAAGTACATGCTGTTCACCATGGTGTTTGTCATCGCTTCGATCATCATCACCGTCATCGTCATCAACACCCACCACCGCTCCCCGAGCACGCACACCATGCCCCACTGGGTCAGGAAG ATCTTTATTGACACAATCCCAAATGTCATGTTTTTCTCTACAATGAAACGACCATCAAGAGacaaacaagacaaaaatatttttgcagaagaTATTGATATTTCGGACATTTCTGGAAAGTCAGGTTCTGTGCCTGTCAACTTCTACTCCCCACTTACCAAAAATCCAGACGTGAAAAACGCTATAGAGGGAATCAAATACATTGCAGAAACGATGAAATCGGACCAAGAAGCCAGCAAT gctgcagaAGAATGGAAGTTTGTTGCAATGGTGCTTGATCATCTCCTCCTTGGCATATTTATGCTAGTTTGTTTTATAGGAACATTAGCTGTATTTGCTGGTCGCCTTATTGAATTAAATCAGCAAGGATGA